DNA sequence from the Lycium barbarum isolate Lr01 chromosome 5, ASM1917538v2, whole genome shotgun sequence genome:
tccttccataatccacaaacaagcacaacttcatttttaaccccttaaattctcatttttcatcatgaaatccgtaacacaacaattaaattactaaataaaaattaactcACCATCTCTACACAACACTATGTCATTCGGccaccacaccacacacatagccacacttcaacatgcatgatctCATGTTCCTCatccattttacatcatggaattcacaacacaaccatcaaactaGTAAATagaatcatttcatcttttctacataacaacacatcattcggccaacacaacacataacatttccatacttttcattcattcctataCATCACAACATGCATaaccatccataatacatataagaagattggattcttacctttttccttcaacttctccttTAATTATGATCATgagcttgcaacaaagagggggtttcttgctccaatacttgtaccatgttaaagaggaccataattttagtaggaatacatgaagaaacaattttttttggacAAGATTTCATGGGGTGGGTTTGGCaccctcttggccgaatggccttgagtTGCTCCCcctcctttcttttgttttttgttcttgctttcttcATCTAAAAGATGaactctcaatatatatatatatcctccaccacctttatatttgcacttaggtccctctctagaattttcttcttttttcttgattttacttTTCTTTGCTTGACTtttctcacttggtcaaagaagaccaagtgtcttccctTTTACACTTTAGTCCATTCATATTTAtactttgcccccttcacttataAAATGGTCacatgctccttttttttttaatttcctagggaattcttccattttcttgaatacttgtgaaattaccattttaccattttgtgagtttctctttttacccttaacctttctcaatatttccatacaataatattcataaataacatccataaccaacttgtacattaaaataatttttgaaaatggtctcgctcttaactttccacgacgactttggaattttcaaacacacaagatacgggctataacaggttgacactaaaccgaaggtcagtgcctctcctggcgatctgtgtgacgatctcactcatttccggagccttgcaggtgctcttcagtatcttaccttcaccagaccggatatttcttatgccgtacaacagatttgtcttcatatgcatgctccacgagatacgcatatgcttactcttaagcggattattcggtatattcagggtactcttgatcatggtttgcatctctactcatcttcagttactgatttggtttcatacactgatgctgattggggggggggggggggatgtccagacaccagacgctcgacgtcgggttattgcgtgtttttgggagataatttgatatcctggtcatctaagcgccaacctactctttcccgctctagtgcggaagcagaatataggggggttgctaatgttgtatcttaatcatgctggatacgtaaccttctcttggaactacattgtccgatccctaaggctactttagtttattgtgataatgtcagtgccatttacctgtcaggaaatccagtccaacatcagcgcaccaagcacattgagatggatatacattttgttcgtgaaaagatggcgcgcggccacgtccgtgtccttcatgttccgtcccgatatcagctcgccgatattttcactaaaggactgccacaggtcttatttgaagattttcgggacagtctcagcgttcgtaaacctcccgtttcgactgcgggggtgtgataaatagtgtaaatatgtagtaaaagaatattttgtaaatcttctattttaggttagtatagtttgtatcctaataggacattgtaactatggtatatttaccaactcaatcaatgagaataatcacggaattaatctctttcacaGTGTATTAAAATCCCATTATATCTGGGGTTCAAAAAAGTGCTAGACCATACAATACCGTCACATAAAATAAACTaaagaaataatatttttaaaataaaagttaACTACAAGTAGCAAATACtatacccaaaatatatatagcTGCATAGTGAGTCAGGGAACTAATATATACAAATTGGAAGGCCTTGTCCACGACCGTAGATTTTGGAAAAAACAAAAAGACTGGTTTTTGTAATTGTTGTCCAATTTCAAGGGCAAGTTTAGGCAGGGGCTTAACAGATGAGCACTAAACTAAACCATGACATAAGACAAATGAAAGTGTATTTAAATATCAGGCTTAGGGGTTGATAGAAAGAGAAAATAAAACACCACGATAGTAGAAAATTGCTTGTGACAAATTTGTTTTTAAGCATGGCTGCAGCAACACAAGGCAAATGGATCAAGGTTTTGGCTCATATCCCTATTAATTTGACCTACTATGtgttattttcttcttcttttcagaTAGATAATTTTTTCTCAGAACATGGAGTGTGAATCAAACTCATATTTCAATGAAATTGAGATACTGATGCAAGTTCTTCCCTTCTGAATTAGATAATCTAATTCATATCTTGATAAAAAATAGGATTGATCAAATTCCATTGAATCTTAATGATCATTTATCAAAGAATGACTCTGCTTATTAATTAAATGATTGAACAAACGGGAGCAATTTACTCACCATACTTAGTCATTGCTGTGATATATTACCCTCATTATCTCTTAAATTCAGTGTCTGGGTATGTCAATCTTCTTGTTAAAGTTACGTgtgtgggggaggggggggggaccCATCATTTGAAGAATTGACATCACATAAATAACTCATGTTGGTAAATTCAAGAAAGGGCTTGTATTCTGGACGTGATTTCAGCCTGAATGAGAGGGGATCAGTTATGTGATTAAGATTGTACACAGTAAAAGTACCTGCAGTACCAATCGTGATAGGTATTAGTAGTTGGTATTAAATTCTTGACAACCTTTAGCTGGACTTTTTTGAGCCTGAGGCTCTATCCTAAACAACCTCTCCACCCCACCAAGGTAGAGACAAGTTCTACGTACACCCCACCTGTTGAAATATACTAGGTATGTTGTCGTTGTTGTCTTTAGTTGAACGTAATTTATAATTTTGAGCTAAACTCGATAAACGAACAAATAGGCGGTCTTTTTGGTAGCTTCAAGAAAAAATACTTCTTGTGTTCTTTCTTATAGAATTGATAATAGGATGTGACTACGAGTATATACCTTAAAAAGCTTATATTAGTGGGGATTAAGCTAGAGTTTAACCTGCCTTGTTCAGTAGAAGATGCCCAAAAAAATCACCAAGAATAGGGAGCAAAAGTCAGGAGACTAAGCTCGAATACTAGGCCTCTGGTTAGGACCCAATATGAGATGCCAAGAACTTTTTAAACAACTTCATATTTTAGCAATTGCACATTCAGGATCACCATGGTTTCGGTTTTTGTCAGAAATGTAAGTTCTGCCTTAATGATGAattgtttcttttgatgatttctaCAAATAATTTATATTTTGCAGTCTTTGTACTTTGAGTATGTCATGGTATTGCTACATAAACTTAGGATGGTGTTTCTTTCCTTCTCGTAAATGGTATAGTATTACAATTTTCCTTCAAGTTCTTAGGCTGTGGAAATGTGCCAATTTTAAACTTCTTGTTGCTTCTTGACATGGACCCTCCAAATGCAGCTGGAGGAGAAAGGGGCTGGACCTGGGGCGAGAAGCTCACACGCCATCACCATCGTAGGACAAAAGGTATATGGCTTTGGGGGTGAATTCACACCTCGTGTCCCTGTTGACAACAAAGTATACGTGTTTGATCTCAATGACCAAGAATGGTCCGTGGCTGATGCTGTTGGGGATGTCCCTCCACGTCGTGTAGGTGTCACTATGGCCACTGTAGGGGATACTATCTATGTCTTTGGTGGCCGGGATGCTGAACATAAGGAGCTTAACGAGCTTTATTCTTTTGACACAACTACCAACAAATGGACCTTATTGTCTAGCGGAGATGATGGACCTCCTCACCGGAGCTACCACTCGATGACTGCTGATGATCGGAGGATTTACATCTTTGGTGGTTGTGGAAATGCTGGAAGACTAAGTGATCTTTGGGGTTATGATGTTGTCAATAAGAAATGGATCAAATTTCCTGTACCAGGGGAAAATTGTAAACCAAGAGGTGGACCTGGTTTAACTGTGATCCTAGGCAAAATCTGGGTTGTCTATGGATTCTCGGGGGATGAGCTTGATGATGTGCATTACTTTGACACAATTGAAGAAAAATGGGTGCAAGTGGAGACAAATGGTGAGAAACCTACTCCTAGGAGTGTATTTTCAACAGTTGGCATTGGAAAATACATTTTAATCTATGGTGGTGAGATAGACCCCAGTGACTTAGGTCACATGGGTGCTGGGAAGTTTTCAGGCGACGTCTACGCACTTGACACAGAGACACTATTTTGGAAGCAGTGGACAGATAGTGGTGACCATCCGGGGCCAAGAGGGTGGTGCGCCTTTGCTACTGGACGACGAGATGGCCAAGAGGGGCTGCTGGTTTATGGTGGCAATTCACCTAGCAATGACAGGCTTGGTGGCATTTTCTTTTTCACTCCTCTGGTGGAGGCTTGAGTGAAAATCAATGTTGTAAGAACAAATAATCTTCAAGATGACATTTAAGCTTTTAGCCTTGTGTTGAATGAAGGGGGAAAACTTTATGTTCAGTGACTGTTAATTGATGCTTTTGTAAAGGTTTGTTCAGTTTGTTAAACCAAGGCATGTTGTGGAAATTCTTGCTTTCGGTCATTAATTTTTGGGCTTTTAACACATTTGGCCGCTAGACAAGAATAATTATAGCCGCTAgccaaatatataaaaaatatacatCAATTATGTAGAATAGTATATTATATATCGaattaatatacaaaaaatatacagtTTTCGGCCATTATTTTAGTTGGCGGCTATATAATgtaaaaattcctttttttttaatgtttaaaTTTACTTGTAttttgtacattaaaataaactTATCATTTGTAGTTTAAAGTTTCATCAACCTAGTCAGTCTTAATGGGTACTCCtgttcaccaaaaaaaaaaaaaaaacagggtaCTCCGACATTATCCAAATAAAATGTTTCTGAATGTTATCTGTATTTTATTGAAACAATAATAACTTACATATAGTAAAATAAGTTATCACAGTTGGTTCTCAATGACTGATGAAAGGGTTTTACCAATTAGGAAGGGGAGAAGTTTGATTTTTTATACAGAAGTTAGAGGGAATTTACAATATTTAAAAAGGgcgaaatatacatatatagtttGGGGTAAGAAGGAGATAATTGTTATAATCTAAAGTTTGGAGGGAAAAAATTATTCACGCCCTTTAAAGTGCAAATTTGAATTTTCTAATATTTGAGAAAGATCCAAGTTTTATAATGAAAGTTCTTTAAATGATTGAACAGACCTATTCATGATATATACATTTGTGAATCTGAATCAGTTCTTTTTCTATCTGAAATGACCGAGTGGAAATGAATAAATTAAACAGAACATGTGATCTTTGATCTTAAGACTCAGATGCGATTAAAGATTCACTAAATATCAAACTACTGGAACATTATAAGGCCAAATGACAGCAAAAAGAAGATTAGGACATAAAGAAAAGAAAGTAGAATAATCTTTATTTTATTGGCCAAGGTTCCTTTAAACTTTTAATAATGCTTTAATGTGGTTTAAGAGAAAGCTAATGTCCACATCAGTACAAGTGCTTCTATAGGTATCCTAAATTGGTTTTAATTGGCAGCACAAACTTCACAGTTGACAGCAGTATACCATAGCAAAATGAAGTTTGGCTCCCATTTTTTATAAACTCTTAACACCTAAATAGTACTCCCTTcggataaaaaaaataaatatgcacatcccttaagaaaatattaactcctagataaaaataagtaatttgactaaattactcctaattaaataggcattgcgATTTGATcttataacacttaataggggcaaatatagaaaaacaagattaattctttcttgatttactAAGTAATTCTTTTTTTTATCTGGAAGGAGTAATATTTAGAGTAAGAAGCACAAATCCATAAGGATCAAAAACACTGTTCAACAAATTAGACATTAGAAAAATTCCAAATTATTCATCATATCTCCTTTTTCGGAGTCAAACTACGTACATTTTCACCAACACTGTTCAACAACTTTTTGTGTTGCTTCCGAATACCTAAATTCTAATtttaaatctaattcaatttagctatAAAGGTTAGTCGTATTGACTCTCAAGAAGCGAAGCATGATAAGTTATTTCGGGTCAGAAGGAGTAAATTTGAACTCATGCTTGGATTTCAAATTCAGAATGCTTGATAGATCCCATGGATATGTCAATCTCTATTAAATTGTCTTCCTCATTCATGTCACTGATATCTCCCAGCTGGTAATCCACTAGGCTATGCTGCAGAAAGATGGATCTTGGGCTCAATCTGCAAataccttttggtgatgctgaAAAGATAACTTGGTATCTTTTTCTGAATCAAGAAAGTGCCCTTTTGGAAGGGTTATTTCAATTAAGCTTTCCTCATCAGAAATTGAACCATCAGAGCAATGTGGGCTCTGTTCAGAATCTTCACTTGAAGATGAGTGGCCATCAAGACTCTCACACTCTGAACCCAAAACATCATTTTGAGCTATATCGCTCGGACTCATCGAAAATGTCTACGAGTGCATGTCGGATCCTCCAGTAGTAGTGCGTGTTTGGAGGTTCCGGCACAGTTGCGgcatcatttttggagagtccgagcaacatagattttGAGTCACCCCATGATCTTTTACTTCCTTCTTCTGTGTAACACTTTCATTTCCAGTTCGATATTCTGCTAAACCTTCTTGAATCTGTCTGAATTACCATTTTGGACTGATTTCTTCAATATACTTGACTTTTCTTTTGAGTATGAGAAAGCTATAGTAGATACAACCAAAACACAAGATATCATGGAAATAGAAAGAAAACCATAACCTGAAAGACTGACAATTAACAAGTATGGTGGAACAAGAATAGCAATCATTGGCATTGAGTTTCTAAGGAGACTCGTAGTAGACATTTGAAATTTGTGCAAAGACAAAAaggaaaggctaggggaaaacaAAGGATAAAGAGGAAAGTTATCTATTCAGTTCAGTCAGATGGCTCCCCTGAAAGTTTTGTTGGAGAATAAAAAAAGGAAGATTAGATCTTTTCTCTTTCTAAATGAAAGAACTATGAGATTGATGAAAGAGATGGAATTTTCTTGTGAACTTGTACAGAGAGGAAGCACCCCAGTTTGAGTCTAATTAAGTTGTTGAGCAAAATAATAATACTATAAGTGAATAGGTAATTGCCAAAACAAGATTAAAgagaaggcaaaaaaaaaaaaaaaaaaaaagatattagaTGGTTCTAAAATAATGAAAGTTGCAAAGTGGAATTAAATTGCTGGGCTGTTTCTCCCTTCATGGACACATCTTCCAAGCCCTTTTATTTTTGGTTTATAGATATAAGTAAGATTTTTAATCTGCAACTGATTCTCTTGAAAACCTTAAAAAACCCTTTGGTTCCCTCCTCCCTCTACTGTGTCAACACTAGGGAAATTTGAAGAGGCATATTGTATAATGTACATACTTCTGACCTCACCAACAACAAAAGGGAGTAGCAGGGAAAAATGTTGTTCAATTTTCGTTCAGTGACTTCAGTTAAATATACAATTATCAATAATAACGGGATTCCTAGTCACacatttataaatatttaatgaatttcttcATAAAAATATAATATGAGCAAGCTATTGCGTTCCCAGGAActgttagtgtcaagtttttatgataACAATTTTATTTATGCAGATATAATAATTGAATCGCACAAGGAATAAAAGAGCCCACAAGGCAGCCCAAACGAGATGGGCTTACACAAGTCTAACTCAGTGAAGACTTCCCAGCCCTACAATTGGATACTACTATATGACAAATATTATCGTGGCTGAACAAGAGATTCTCAAGCTGTACTAAATCAGTTCAAGAAGGAAAGGATATCTGCGCCAATAAAGAAGGAATATCCCACTGAATGTAACAATCTTGTTGATTGATAATGCGGCCTCATCGCACAAGAAAAGAAGCAACAGCTCCACCCTTATTCTTGGGAATAGGATCACTAATTCCTTTATCCAAGGATCAAATCACTTGGGTTGATttctctgcgtgaagagcctaaacAGCTATAAAAGGGTTGCTTCACAAAACAAGAAATATATTTAGTCTCATTCTCTCAgtgctctgctttacttttcataAACATTGTATGTCTGAGTGATTTATAGTGTAAGAAAAAAAAGGAGAGTTATAATATAGGTTGTGAGGCTTTATATCAAAAAGATTAAGAGCGATTTGAGTGTAGATGTGGAGCTCCATTCAAACCTCCATTGTACCAAataaagagctgcagagaacaagcttgcaacccaaggggattggactaggattcacattgaatctgaatcAGTATAAAATATTTGGTGTCATTTATCTTCTGCACTTTACTTTAACATTCTCTGAACAAACAGTCGACTACTGATTCAACCTAGTCGATTAACAGATCGAAAAATTTACAAttcacctcccccccccccccccccccccctcctgcACTTTTAATTGGTATTAGGGCAAGGTCTCACCTTCAGTTGCTTAACCGCACGTGAGAAAAGATCAAAAGGTTGGATATCAAATTCCTAGAGCAATATTACCAGATGGGCACTCCACAACAAGACCACCATACTTCAATGGTGAACACTATTGCCATTGGAAGGAAAGGTTTAAAATCTTTGTAAAGTCAACAGATTATCAAGCCTGGATTGTGATCAAGAAAGGGCCTAAACCTATTCCAAAAGCCAACACTGAAAACAAGGAAGACAGATATTTCGACAATTGATCTGGAATCACATGATATTACTAAAGAACAACAAAAGACATTGCAAATAAATGCCAGGGCAATAGTTTTGCTCTACTGTGCAGTAAGTAGAGAAGAGTATGCAAAAATATCAAATTGTGACACTGCCAAAGAAATGTGGGATATACACAATATAATAGTCGAATATTATATAGTACTCCCTCCAGTTTAAAAAAATATCCACTTaacatttatttttttattcaaaAGATTGTCCACttataaaattaagaaaaaattaaCTTTCT
Encoded proteins:
- the LOC132640500 gene encoding thiohydroximate-O-sulfate sulfur/sulfate-lyase (nitrile-forming) NSP5-like isoform X1, which produces MAAATQGKWIKLEEKGAGPGARSSHAITIVGQKVYGFGGEFTPRVPVDNKVYVFDLNDQEWSVADAVGDVPPRRVGVTMATVGDTIYVFGGRDAEHKELNELYSFDTTTNKWTLLSSGDDGPPHRSYHSMTADDRRIYIFGGCGNAGRLSDLWGYDVVNKKWIKFPVPGENCKPRGGPGLTVILGKIWVVYGFSGDELDDVHYFDTIEEKWVQVETNGEKPTPRSVFSTVGIGKYILIYGGEIDPSDLGHMGAGKFSGDVYALDTETLFWKQWTDSGDHPGPRGWCAFATGRRDGQEGLLVYGGNSPSNDRLGGIFFFTPLVEA
- the LOC132640500 gene encoding thiohydroximate-O-sulfate sulfur/sulfate-lyase (nitrile-forming) NSP5-like isoform X2, with product MVSVFVRNLEEKGAGPGARSSHAITIVGQKVYGFGGEFTPRVPVDNKVYVFDLNDQEWSVADAVGDVPPRRVGVTMATVGDTIYVFGGRDAEHKELNELYSFDTTTNKWTLLSSGDDGPPHRSYHSMTADDRRIYIFGGCGNAGRLSDLWGYDVVNKKWIKFPVPGENCKPRGGPGLTVILGKIWVVYGFSGDELDDVHYFDTIEEKWVQVETNGEKPTPRSVFSTVGIGKYILIYGGEIDPSDLGHMGAGKFSGDVYALDTETLFWKQWTDSGDHPGPRGWCAFATGRRDGQEGLLVYGGNSPSNDRLGGIFFFTPLVEA
- the LOC132640502 gene encoding uncharacterized protein LOC132640502; protein product: MSPSDIAQNDVLGSECESLDGHSSSSEDSEQSPHCSDGSISDEESLIEITLPKGHFLDSEKDTKLSFQHHQKVFHSLVDYQLGDISDMNEEDNLIEIDISMGSIKHSEFEIQA